One window of the Amycolatopsis mediterranei genome contains the following:
- a CDS encoding TetR/AcrR family transcriptional regulator encodes MPANPTPLVNGEKANRREQILSAAAELFAHHGFHGVGIDDIGAAVGISGPALYRHFRSKDAILGEMLNSISRYLLDGGTARASRPGEPDDTLTGLVRFHVDFALAHPALITVQERNLANLTDADRKQVRALQRQYVEVWVRVIREAVPDLGERQARSAAHAVFGLINSTPYNRHLGDDELAELLCRLALGALRAA; translated from the coding sequence ATGCCGGCCAACCCCACCCCTCTCGTGAACGGCGAGAAGGCGAACAGGCGCGAACAGATCCTGTCCGCGGCCGCCGAGCTGTTCGCCCACCACGGCTTCCACGGCGTCGGGATCGACGACATCGGAGCCGCGGTGGGCATCTCCGGCCCGGCGCTCTACCGGCACTTCCGCAGCAAGGACGCGATCCTCGGCGAGATGCTGAACTCGATCAGCCGTTACCTGCTCGACGGCGGCACGGCCCGGGCGAGCCGGCCGGGTGAGCCCGACGACACGCTGACCGGCCTCGTGCGGTTCCACGTCGATTTCGCGCTCGCGCACCCGGCCTTGATCACCGTTCAGGAGCGCAACCTCGCCAACCTCACCGACGCCGACCGCAAGCAGGTGCGCGCGCTCCAGCGCCAGTACGTCGAGGTGTGGGTGCGCGTGATCCGCGAAGCCGTGCCGGACCTGGGAGAACGGCAGGCGCGGTCGGCGGCACACGCCGTGTTCGGACTGATCAACTCGACCCCGTACAACCGCCATCTCGGTGACGACGAGCTCGCCGAACTGCTCTGCCGGCTCGCGCTGGGTGCCCTTCGCGCGGCCTGA
- a CDS encoding DUF2306 domain-containing protein, with translation MRKPWWLLVVALGSGLVLTYPYLGLDPGSSRIEVRDNLRYAVLVAHIFPAAVALVLGPLQFVPAVRARRRLHRTLGRSYLLAGVLPSAVAGIPVALWSGRLLTQLGLTTAAVLWLVTGGLAYRAARRRDFAAHRAWMTRNYALTFLAVTSRVLVPVFLLAQAPFGGVDAASAPSLIPLGQTLGWILDLVVAEVLIRRRRRSVA, from the coding sequence ATGCGGAAACCATGGTGGCTGCTCGTCGTCGCGCTCGGGTCCGGGCTGGTGCTCACGTACCCGTACCTGGGACTGGACCCCGGCAGCAGCCGCATCGAGGTGCGCGACAACCTGCGCTACGCGGTGCTGGTGGCGCACATCTTCCCGGCCGCGGTGGCGCTCGTGCTCGGCCCGCTGCAGTTCGTGCCCGCGGTGCGGGCGCGCCGGCGGCTGCACCGGACGCTCGGCCGGAGCTATCTCCTCGCCGGTGTCCTGCCGTCGGCGGTGGCCGGGATCCCGGTCGCGCTCTGGTCCGGCCGGCTCCTCACCCAGCTCGGCCTCACCACCGCGGCCGTCCTTTGGCTGGTCACCGGCGGCCTCGCGTACCGGGCGGCCCGGCGGCGTGACTTCGCCGCGCACCGGGCGTGGATGACGCGCAACTACGCGCTGACGTTCCTTGCCGTCACTTCGCGTGTCCTGGTGCCGGTGTTCCTGCTGGCCCAGGCCCCCTTCGGGGGCGTCGATGCGGCAAGTGCGCCCTCGCTGATTCCGCTGGGGCAGACACTGGGCTGGATCCTCGACCTGGTCGTGGCGGAAGTGCTCATCAGACGACGCCGGCGTTCCGTGGCTTAG
- the metX gene encoding homoserine O-acetyltransferase MetX, translated as MTAGPVTGAWRIGDPPGRRKFVTGPGALALEAGGVLPSFSLAYETWGTLNSAASNAILVEHALTGDSHAAGPAGPGHPSAGWWDGLIGPGKAVDTNEFFVVVPNVLGGCQGSTGPSSLSSDGRPWGSRFPAVTVRDQVAAEAVLADALGIDRWAAVVGGSMGGMRALEWAVSLPSRVASVLVLASTARASAEQIAWASPQLHAIRGDPFFHGGDYYSAPSGPVAGLGVARRIAHVTYRSEPELAQRFGRVPQDGEDPLRGGRFAVESYLDHHAAKLARRFDANSYLVLTESMNTHDVGRGRGGVAAALGRVTARAVIGGVDSDRLYPLYQSAEIASGIPGAPEPSIVSSPYGHDSFLIETGQIAALVKQLLG; from the coding sequence GTGACGGCTGGGCCCGTCACCGGCGCCTGGCGGATCGGGGATCCGCCGGGCCGCCGCAAGTTCGTCACCGGCCCCGGCGCGCTCGCGCTGGAGGCCGGTGGCGTGCTGCCGTCGTTCTCGCTCGCGTACGAGACGTGGGGGACGCTGAACTCCGCTGCGTCCAACGCGATCCTCGTCGAGCACGCCCTGACCGGGGACAGTCACGCGGCCGGTCCCGCCGGGCCGGGCCACCCGAGCGCGGGCTGGTGGGACGGGCTCATCGGGCCGGGAAAGGCCGTCGACACCAACGAGTTCTTCGTCGTGGTCCCGAACGTGCTGGGCGGCTGCCAGGGTTCGACCGGGCCGTCGTCGCTTTCGTCCGACGGCCGCCCGTGGGGCAGCCGGTTCCCGGCGGTGACGGTTCGCGACCAGGTCGCGGCCGAGGCGGTGCTGGCGGACGCGCTGGGCATCGACCGCTGGGCGGCCGTCGTCGGCGGGTCGATGGGCGGGATGCGGGCGCTGGAGTGGGCGGTGTCGCTGCCGTCGCGGGTGGCTTCGGTGCTGGTGCTGGCGTCGACCGCGCGGGCGTCGGCCGAGCAGATCGCCTGGGCGTCCCCGCAGCTGCACGCGATCCGCGGCGACCCGTTCTTCCACGGCGGCGACTACTACTCGGCGCCGTCGGGGCCCGTCGCCGGACTCGGCGTCGCCCGGCGGATCGCGCACGTCACCTACCGCAGCGAACCCGAGCTGGCCCAGCGGTTCGGCCGGGTTCCGCAGGACGGCGAAGATCCCCTGCGCGGCGGCCGGTTCGCCGTCGAGTCCTATTTGGACCACCACGCGGCCAAGCTGGCCCGCCGGTTCGACGCGAACAGCTACCTGGTGCTGACCGAGTCGATGAACACCCACGACGTCGGCCGCGGCCGCGGCGGCGTGGCGGCGGCGCTGGGCCGGGTGACGGCGCGGGCGGTGATCGGCGGCGTCGACAGCGACCGGCTCTACCCGCTGTACCAGTCGGCGGAGATCGCCTCCGGGATCCCCGGGGCGCCGGAGCCGTCGATCGTGTCCTCGCCGTACGGGCACGATTCGTTCCTCATCGAAACCGGCCAGATCGCGGCTCTGGTGAAGCAGCTGCTCGGCTAG
- a CDS encoding bifunctional o-acetylhomoserine/o-acetylserine sulfhydrylase, with amino-acid sequence MAETSAWSFETKQIHAGAAPDPATGARATPIYQTTSYVFRDSQHGADLFSLAEPGNIYTRIMNPTQDVLEQRLAALEGGVAALAFASGSAATTAAILNLAGAGDHFVSSPSLYGGTYNLFHYTLPKLGVEVTFIDDQDDLEQWRAAVRPNTKLFFAETLANPGSNVLDIRGVAGVAHEAGVPLVVDNTVPTPYLLRPIEHGADVVVHSATKYLGGHGTTVAGVLVDGGTFDFGQDPAKFPGFNEPDPSYHGLKYWEALGPGAYAAKARVQILRDTGAAIAPLNSFLILQGIETLSLRLERHVANAQALAEWLEQRDEVEKVYYAGLPSSPHYANAQKYLPRGAGAVLSFDLRGGVAAGRKFVDGTELHSQLVNIGDVRSLIVHPASTTHSQLNPEEQLSSGVTPGLVRLAVGLEGIEDLKADLEAGFRAAKAEL; translated from the coding sequence ATGGCCGAGACTTCGGCGTGGTCCTTCGAGACCAAGCAGATCCACGCGGGTGCCGCGCCGGACCCGGCCACCGGGGCACGGGCGACGCCGATCTACCAGACGACGTCGTACGTCTTCCGCGACAGCCAGCACGGCGCCGACCTGTTCAGCCTCGCCGAGCCCGGCAACATCTACACGCGGATCATGAACCCGACCCAGGACGTGCTGGAGCAGCGGCTCGCCGCGCTCGAAGGCGGGGTCGCGGCGCTGGCGTTCGCGTCGGGCTCGGCCGCGACCACGGCGGCGATCCTGAACCTCGCGGGGGCGGGCGACCACTTCGTCTCGAGCCCGTCGCTCTACGGCGGCACCTACAACCTCTTCCACTACACGCTGCCGAAGCTCGGGGTCGAGGTCACGTTCATCGACGACCAGGACGACCTGGAGCAGTGGCGCGCCGCGGTCCGGCCGAACACCAAGCTGTTCTTCGCCGAGACGCTGGCCAACCCGGGCAGCAACGTCCTCGACATCCGGGGCGTCGCCGGCGTCGCGCACGAGGCGGGCGTGCCGCTCGTCGTCGACAACACCGTGCCGACGCCGTACCTGCTGCGCCCGATCGAGCACGGCGCCGACGTCGTCGTGCACTCCGCGACGAAGTACCTCGGCGGTCACGGCACCACGGTGGCCGGCGTGCTGGTCGACGGCGGCACGTTCGACTTCGGCCAGGACCCGGCGAAGTTCCCGGGCTTCAACGAGCCCGACCCGAGCTACCACGGCCTCAAGTACTGGGAGGCGCTCGGCCCGGGCGCGTACGCGGCGAAGGCGCGCGTCCAGATCCTGCGCGACACCGGCGCGGCGATCGCGCCGTTGAACAGCTTCCTGATCCTGCAGGGCATCGAGACGCTGTCGCTGCGCCTCGAGCGGCACGTGGCGAACGCGCAGGCGCTGGCCGAGTGGCTGGAGCAGCGCGACGAGGTCGAGAAGGTCTACTACGCCGGTCTCCCGTCCAGCCCGCACTACGCCAACGCGCAGAAGTACCTCCCGCGCGGCGCGGGCGCGGTGCTGTCGTTCGACCTGCGCGGTGGCGTCGCGGCGGGCCGGAAGTTCGTCGACGGCACGGAGCTGCACAGCCAGCTGGTGAACATCGGTGACGTCCGCAGCCTGATCGTGCACCCGGCGTCGACCACGCACAGCCAGCTGAATCCCGAGGAGCAGCTCTCCAGCGGCGTCACGCCCGGGCTGGTCCGGCTCGCCGTCGGGCTGGAGGGCATCGAGGACCTCAAGGCCGACCTCGAGGCCGGATTCCGGGCGGCCAAGGCGGAACTGTGA
- the rdmE gene encoding aklavinone 12-hydroxylase RdmE has product MSERVQVLVVGAGLGGLSASLFLAQAGVDVLTVERHAGTSIHSRAAGQSWRTMELFHWAGIDREVLAASPRASQGLRVTVATSLAGRVLHRLVQDGSEFDVSASTTLPAGMAGQDVVEPILLAHAEKAGARVVFRTELTDLTPDDGGVTATLRHRESGEETVVRADYVVAADGGRSGIRQRLGIGTTGLDALSHCLGVVFDADLGDRVQSGVSDLFYLQHPDFTAGFVTTDVPNRYVFAPDYFPDRGESPADFTHDRLVAMIRAATDLPDLDPEIVWTGSWEVAARLADRFRAGRVFLIGDAAKVTPPTGGMGGNTAVGDAADLAWKLAAVLRGEAGPALLDTYEAERKPIARMVIDTSLHNMKQRMHPDLDVSGLTKAEDQLSILLGFRYRSTAVLAEEPDDGERVEDVHAPTGRPGFRAPGLESTVDLIGRSWVLLCAGDGTRWQPAAADIAAELGVRLDCHVLDDAVFAARYGLSTGGASLVRPDGIVAWRSPEPAEDPAAELWRVLTAVLSR; this is encoded by the coding sequence ATGAGCGAGCGGGTTCAGGTGCTGGTCGTCGGGGCGGGACTGGGCGGGCTGTCGGCGTCGCTGTTCCTGGCGCAGGCGGGAGTGGACGTGCTGACCGTCGAGCGGCACGCGGGGACGTCGATCCACTCGCGGGCCGCCGGGCAGAGCTGGCGCACGATGGAGTTGTTCCACTGGGCGGGCATCGACCGCGAAGTGCTGGCGGCGAGCCCGCGGGCGTCGCAGGGGCTGCGGGTCACGGTCGCGACCAGCCTGGCCGGCCGGGTGCTGCACCGGCTGGTCCAGGACGGCAGCGAGTTCGACGTTTCGGCGTCGACGACGCTGCCCGCCGGCATGGCCGGCCAGGACGTCGTGGAGCCGATCCTGCTGGCGCACGCGGAAAAGGCGGGCGCGCGGGTGGTGTTCCGGACCGAGCTGACCGACCTGACGCCGGACGACGGCGGCGTCACCGCGACGCTGCGCCACCGGGAGTCCGGCGAGGAAACCGTGGTGCGCGCGGACTACGTCGTCGCCGCCGACGGCGGGCGCAGCGGCATCCGGCAGCGGCTCGGCATCGGGACCACCGGGCTGGACGCGCTGAGCCACTGCCTCGGCGTGGTGTTCGACGCCGACCTCGGCGACCGCGTCCAGTCCGGCGTGTCCGACCTGTTCTACCTGCAGCACCCGGACTTCACCGCCGGGTTCGTCACCACCGATGTGCCGAACCGGTACGTCTTCGCCCCGGACTACTTCCCGGACCGCGGCGAAAGCCCGGCGGACTTCACCCACGACCGGCTCGTCGCGATGATCCGCGCCGCCACCGACCTGCCGGACCTGGACCCGGAGATCGTCTGGACGGGCTCGTGGGAGGTCGCCGCGCGGCTCGCCGACCGGTTCCGCGCCGGGCGGGTCTTCCTGATCGGCGACGCGGCGAAGGTGACGCCGCCGACCGGCGGGATGGGCGGCAACACGGCGGTCGGCGACGCCGCGGACCTCGCCTGGAAGCTCGCCGCGGTGCTGCGCGGCGAAGCGGGTCCGGCGCTGCTCGACACCTACGAGGCCGAGCGCAAGCCGATCGCGCGGATGGTCATCGACACGTCGCTGCACAACATGAAGCAGCGCATGCACCCCGATCTCGACGTCTCCGGGCTGACGAAGGCCGAGGACCAGCTGTCGATCCTCCTCGGGTTCCGCTACCGGTCGACCGCGGTGCTCGCGGAGGAGCCGGACGACGGCGAACGCGTCGAGGACGTGCACGCGCCCACCGGGCGGCCCGGCTTCCGCGCGCCGGGCCTGGAGTCCACTGTGGACCTGATCGGCCGCTCGTGGGTGCTGCTGTGCGCCGGCGACGGCACGCGGTGGCAACCGGCCGCGGCGGACATCGCGGCGGAGCTGGGCGTCCGCCTCGACTGCCACGTGCTCGACGACGCCGTCTTCGCCGCTCGTTACGGCCTTTCGACGGGCGGCGCTTCGCTGGTGCGGCCCGACGGCATCGTCGCGTGGCGGTCCCCGGAGCCGGCCGAGGACCCGGCGGCCGAGCTGTGGCGGGTCCTGACGGCGGTCCTGTCCCGCTAG
- a CDS encoding glyoxalase superfamily protein — protein sequence MPIQGVGKVVVGVEDQARAKEFWSAVVGFAVTTDVPYDDQGRRWVEVTAPDGTILVLSENPEDRPRSTGDQLPTSNFFLYADDVEKTYEELSAKGVEFPAKPEKQPWGWWSMFTDSEGNRFALQQRG from the coding sequence ATGCCCATCCAGGGAGTCGGCAAGGTCGTGGTCGGGGTCGAGGACCAGGCGCGCGCCAAGGAGTTCTGGTCGGCGGTCGTCGGCTTCGCGGTGACGACGGACGTGCCCTACGACGACCAGGGCCGGCGTTGGGTCGAGGTGACCGCGCCGGACGGGACGATCCTCGTGCTCAGCGAGAACCCCGAGGACCGTCCCCGGAGCACCGGCGACCAGCTCCCGACGTCGAACTTCTTCCTATACGCCGACGACGTCGAGAAGACCTACGAGGAGCTGTCGGCGAAGGGGGTGGAGTTCCCCGCGAAGCCGGAGAAGCAGCCGTGGGGCTGGTGGTCGATGTTCACCGACTCCGAAGGGAACCGCTTCGCGCTGCAACAGCGCGGCTAG
- a CDS encoding PadR family transcriptional regulator, with protein sequence MADGNPLTPAAFQVLLALAAGPGGRAHGYGIMGFVAEVTGDAVQLGPGTLYRTLTRLAADGLAEELPGEDSRRRYYRITPAGRAAAEREAALLARLVAAAGAAGLTARPESA encoded by the coding sequence ATGGCCGACGGCAACCCGCTGACCCCCGCGGCGTTCCAGGTGCTCCTGGCGCTGGCCGCCGGGCCGGGCGGGCGCGCGCACGGCTACGGGATCATGGGGTTCGTCGCCGAGGTCACCGGCGACGCCGTCCAGCTGGGGCCCGGAACGCTCTACCGGACGCTGACCCGGCTGGCCGCCGACGGCCTGGCCGAGGAGCTCCCGGGCGAAGATTCGCGCCGCCGCTACTACCGGATCACCCCGGCCGGCCGCGCGGCCGCCGAACGGGAGGCCGCCCTGCTGGCCCGGCTGGTCGCCGCGGCCGGGGCCGCGGGGCTGACGGCGCGCCCGGAGTCGGCGTGA
- a CDS encoding VOC family protein, whose protein sequence is MSRPLGLVPHLFVRDVDVALSFYTKAFGAVELFRTVLPDGTVLFVELAVGDARLLVSQEIAALDALAPSTIGGIPMLLTLETADPDDLARRAVFAGATVEAPVAEMFFGERYGRVVDPDGHRWALTTKREQYTPEDIDARKPHNAAFGGPGGGAPGSGRSPGPH, encoded by the coding sequence GTGAGCCGCCCGCTCGGCCTGGTGCCGCACCTGTTCGTGCGGGATGTGGACGTGGCCCTTTCGTTCTACACCAAGGCGTTCGGCGCGGTGGAGCTCTTCCGCACGGTCCTGCCGGATGGCACGGTGCTGTTCGTCGAGCTGGCCGTCGGCGACGCGCGGCTGCTGGTCAGCCAGGAGATCGCCGCGCTCGACGCGCTGGCGCCGTCGACGATCGGCGGCATCCCGATGCTGCTGACGCTGGAAACGGCCGATCCCGACGACCTCGCCCGCCGCGCGGTCTTCGCGGGCGCGACGGTGGAAGCACCCGTCGCGGAGATGTTCTTCGGCGAGCGTTACGGCCGGGTCGTCGACCCGGACGGGCACCGCTGGGCGTTGACGACCAAGCGCGAGCAGTACACGCCGGAGGACATCGACGCGCGGAAGCCGCACAACGCGGCTTTCGGGGGTCCGGGTGGCGGAGCCCCCGGCTCGGGGCGGAGCCCCGGACCACACTGA
- a CDS encoding class I SAM-dependent methyltransferase: protein MSEARRIVESGYDSVAERYLEWSARIADDPRSRFLGELTGRLDDGARVLDLGCGAGVPSTAALAGRHDVLGVDLSAAQLALARRNVPGARFERGDMTALSFPDGSFAAVTAFYSVLHVPREEHGGLFARIAAWLRPGGWFLAALGCSEANGVEAGWLGAPMFFSSHSPAENRRLLEAAGFTLEVDEIVTMREPEGPATFHWVLGRR from the coding sequence GTGAGCGAAGCCCGGCGGATCGTGGAAAGCGGTTACGACAGCGTGGCGGAGCGGTACCTCGAGTGGAGCGCGCGGATCGCCGACGACCCGCGGTCGCGGTTCCTGGGGGAGCTGACCGGCCGCCTCGACGACGGCGCCCGGGTCCTCGACCTCGGCTGCGGCGCCGGCGTGCCGAGCACCGCCGCGCTCGCCGGACGGCACGACGTCCTCGGCGTCGACCTCTCCGCGGCGCAGCTGGCACTGGCGCGGCGGAACGTCCCCGGCGCGCGGTTCGAGCGGGGCGACATGACCGCACTGTCCTTTCCGGACGGCAGCTTCGCCGCCGTGACGGCGTTCTACTCCGTGTTGCACGTGCCGCGGGAAGAACACGGCGGGCTCTTCGCCCGGATCGCCGCGTGGCTGCGTCCCGGCGGCTGGTTCCTGGCCGCGCTCGGGTGCAGCGAAGCGAACGGCGTCGAGGCCGGCTGGCTGGGCGCGCCGATGTTCTTCAGCAGCCACTCGCCCGCGGAAAACCGGCGGCTGCTCGAAGCGGCCGGGTTCACCCTCGAGGTGGACGAGATCGTGACGATGCGGGAGCCGGAGGGGCCGGCGACCTTCCACTGGGTGCTCGGCCGGCGCTGA
- a CDS encoding PucR family transcriptional regulator, producing the protein MVSVRSVVDRVGPTLLHALQVPDDSPAVADVVIAEPGGALTLSAGDLVLGVATTGPEDAAELVKQSAGQGAAAVLLKPPLAAKPAVKRAAKASGIALIQVHAATSWAQLVWLLRTVLDALADESEDLDPGSGDLFRLADAVASVVDAPVTIEDTNSRVLAYSARQDLTDSARVATIMGRRIPDDVLARFRSRGVFRELSRGRQTIFVPAQRDGTLPRLIVPIRMGGELLGSMWAVVAGPVSDERAAAFADAAPVVALHLLRRRAHTDAQRRASAELLRAVLEGRANPRKAMAELDLSDEPHRVVVIEVTGGAGRDAEGLRLALLERISQGIGSRPVATELGGLLYAVVPDRPGPGGWAELRQALLAQPASRRGGASRAAAGSPGGIGDLSASRAQADEALGLLRAEILAERVIAFDEAWTALTLHRGATAASAARVADLGPLGILRAHDESGKAGYVETLYEWLRHPGDPRAAAKELRIHPNTLRYRMRKLLELVPLDLDDPDVRLALLTQLVALRWS; encoded by the coding sequence GTGGTTTCGGTGCGCAGCGTGGTCGACCGGGTGGGGCCGACGCTGCTCCACGCGCTCCAGGTGCCCGACGACTCGCCCGCGGTCGCCGACGTCGTCATCGCCGAACCCGGCGGGGCCCTCACCCTGTCCGCCGGGGACCTCGTGCTCGGCGTCGCCACGACCGGGCCCGAAGACGCTGCCGAGCTGGTGAAGCAGAGCGCCGGGCAGGGCGCCGCCGCGGTGCTGCTCAAGCCGCCGCTGGCCGCGAAACCGGCGGTGAAGCGGGCCGCGAAGGCCAGCGGGATCGCGCTGATCCAGGTGCACGCCGCGACGTCGTGGGCGCAGCTCGTCTGGCTGCTGCGGACCGTCCTCGACGCCCTCGCCGACGAGTCGGAGGACCTCGACCCCGGGTCCGGTGACCTGTTCCGGCTGGCCGACGCCGTCGCGAGCGTCGTCGACGCGCCGGTGACCATCGAGGACACCAACTCGCGCGTGCTCGCCTACTCCGCGCGCCAGGACCTGACCGACTCCGCCCGGGTCGCCACGATCATGGGCCGGCGCATCCCCGACGACGTCCTCGCGCGGTTCCGGTCGCGCGGGGTGTTCCGCGAGCTGTCCCGCGGCCGGCAGACGATCTTCGTCCCGGCCCAGCGCGACGGCACGCTGCCGCGGCTGATCGTGCCGATCCGGATGGGCGGCGAGCTGCTCGGGTCGATGTGGGCGGTGGTCGCCGGGCCGGTGTCCGACGAGCGCGCGGCCGCGTTCGCCGACGCCGCCCCGGTCGTCGCGCTGCACCTGCTGCGGCGGCGCGCGCACACCGACGCGCAGCGCCGCGCGTCGGCCGAGCTGCTGCGCGCGGTGCTCGAAGGCCGGGCGAACCCGCGCAAGGCGATGGCCGAGCTGGACCTGTCCGACGAGCCGCACCGCGTGGTCGTCATCGAGGTCACCGGCGGTGCCGGGCGCGACGCCGAAGGCCTGCGGCTCGCCCTGCTCGAACGGATCTCCCAGGGCATCGGCAGCCGCCCGGTGGCGACCGAGCTCGGCGGGCTGCTCTACGCCGTGGTGCCGGACCGGCCGGGGCCGGGCGGCTGGGCCGAGCTGCGGCAGGCCCTGCTCGCGCAACCGGCGTCCCGGCGCGGCGGAGCTTCCCGCGCGGCCGCGGGCTCCCCCGGCGGGATCGGCGACCTCTCGGCGTCGCGCGCCCAGGCCGACGAAGCCCTCGGCCTGCTGCGCGCCGAAATCCTCGCCGAGCGCGTGATCGCCTTCGACGAGGCGTGGACGGCACTGACGCTGCACCGCGGCGCGACGGCGGCCTCGGCGGCGCGGGTCGCCGACCTCGGCCCGCTGGGCATCCTGCGCGCGCACGACGAATCGGGCAAGGCGGGGTACGTCGAGACGCTCTACGAGTGGCTGAGGCACCCCGGCGACCCGCGGGCGGCGGCGAAGGAACTGCGGATCCACCCGAACACCCTGCGGTACCGGATGCGGAAGCTCCTCGAGCTGGTGCCGCTGGACCTCGACGACCCCGACGTCCGGCTGGCCCTGCTGACCCAGCTCGTCGCCCTGCGCTGGAGCTGA
- a CDS encoding zinc metalloprotease: MSSSERFGKAVKLGAVSALSLIALVVPAAGAGSAVAAPSGDCFTPTHAADRSKDGHADTVSPAEAARIEADMQSKLAGKRTAFSAQAAAVSIPVYFHVITSGSTGNLPASTISKQISVLNSAYASSGFSFSLVSTDYTNNSTWYNGITDGTSAERNMKNALRKGGKNALNIYTANLGDDLLGWATFPSNYSSQPKLDGVVILDESLPGRSATNFNEGDTATHEVGHWMGLYHTFQGGCSGSGDYVSDTPAEATATSGCPANKDTCTSTGKDPVHNFMDYSYDSCMYEFTAGQSSRMNSSWSAYRA, encoded by the coding sequence ATGAGCAGTTCGGAGCGGTTCGGTAAGGCCGTCAAGCTGGGTGCGGTGTCCGCGCTCTCCCTGATCGCCCTGGTCGTCCCGGCCGCAGGAGCCGGGAGCGCCGTCGCGGCGCCGAGCGGCGACTGCTTCACCCCCACGCACGCCGCGGACCGCAGCAAGGACGGCCACGCCGACACGGTGTCCCCGGCGGAGGCGGCCCGCATCGAAGCGGACATGCAGAGCAAGCTCGCCGGCAAGCGCACGGCGTTCTCCGCCCAGGCGGCCGCGGTCTCGATCCCGGTGTACTTCCACGTGATCACCAGCGGTTCGACCGGCAACCTGCCCGCGTCGACGATCAGCAAGCAGATCTCGGTCCTGAACAGCGCTTACGCGTCGAGCGGCTTCAGCTTCTCGCTCGTGAGCACCGATTACACGAACAACTCCACCTGGTACAACGGCATCACCGACGGCACGTCGGCCGAGCGCAACATGAAGAACGCCCTGCGCAAGGGCGGCAAGAACGCGCTGAACATCTACACGGCCAACCTCGGCGACGACCTGCTCGGCTGGGCGACGTTCCCGTCGAACTACAGCTCCCAGCCGAAGCTGGACGGCGTCGTCATCCTCGACGAGTCCCTCCCGGGCCGCTCGGCGACGAACTTCAACGAGGGCGACACGGCCACCCACGAGGTCGGCCACTGGATGGGCCTGTACCACACGTTCCAGGGCGGCTGCTCCGGTTCGGGCGACTACGTGTCGGACACCCCGGCCGAGGCGACGGCGACGTCGGGCTGCCCGGCGAACAAGGACACCTGCACCTCGACGGGCAAGGACCCGGTCCACAACTTCATGGACTACAGCTACGACAGCTGCATGTACGAGTTCACCGCGGGCCAGAGCTCGCGGATGAACAGCTCGTGGTCGGCGTACCGCGCCTGA